From the Cydia pomonella isolate Wapato2018A chromosome 23, ilCydPomo1, whole genome shotgun sequence genome, one window contains:
- the LOC133530799 gene encoding uncharacterized protein LOC133530799, with protein sequence MDSILPPPPPFLFVNSLENVTTGNLSKEWEKWKNSFLIYYEACELSKKDKKVQLSILLHIIGEQCREVHEQFDKASITTYSELLDKFDSFFLPQKNLTIERHRFFTRDQKEGESIEQYSFELKKLASSCEFKDLMETLIRDRLICGIKDHAIRERLLREPDLTLKKLLDICNVAQISKVQAGAIKKESVEHHAYAVQRDYFGHQGVVRETACEENSDISDVNRVMWVSRRGAPAHRGATRGWPRGRRQQLSRPRAPPAHQPAVPAPEQRWDPPMQRNQLTHKHGRGSERSAWCSMCGYEHGSSRCPAAGKRCLNCNRFDHFSRMCTIYEIRADDSTDQSTVTFLKG encoded by the exons ATGGACTCGATTTTGCCACCGCCGCCGCCATTTTTGTTCGTTAATAGTTTAGAAAATGTTACGACGGGAAATTTATCAAAAGAGTGGGAAAAATGGAAGAACTCATTTCTCATTTATTATGAAGCATGTGAGCTGTCGAAGAAAGACAAGAAAGTGCAATTAAGCATCCTTTTACATATCATCGGCGAGCAGTGCCGGGAAGTGCATGAGCAATTTGATAAAGCATCGATAACGACATACTCGGAGTTATTGGATAAGTTTGACTCATTTTTCCTACCTCAAAAGAATCTAACTATTGAGCGGCACAGATTTTTTACTCGCGATCAAAAGGAAGGCGAGTCTATCGAACAATATTCGTTCGAGTTAAAAAAACTGGCGAGTTCGTGTGAATTTAAAGACCTAATGGAGACTTTAATTCGGGACAGACTTATTTGTGGAATAAAGGACCACGCGATTCGGGAAAGACTACTACGGGAACCAGATTTAACTCTGAAGAAATTATTAGATATTTGTAATGTTGCGCAAATTTCGAAGGTACAGGCCGGAGCCATAAAAAAAGAATCTGTGGAGCATCATGCCTATGCGGTACAACGAGATTATTTTGGGCATCAAGGAGTAGTGCGGGAAACGGCTTGTGAAGAGAATAGTGATATTAGTGATGTAAATCGGGTAATGTGGGTATCTCGGCGAGGAGCGCCTGCGCATCGAGGTGCAACGCGCGGGTGGCCCCGCGGTCGTAGGCAGCAGCTATCCCGTCCTCGTGCGCCGCCCGCTCACCAGCCAGCCGTGCCTGCGCCAGAGCAGCGCTGGGATCCACCCATGCAACGAAATCAGCTGACGCATAAACACGGTCGTGGTAGTGAGCGTAGTGCATGGTGTTCAATGTGTGGTTATGAACATGGGAGCTCTAGATGTCCTGCTGCAGGAAAGAGGTGTTTGAACTGCAACCGATTTGATCACTTTTCCCGGATGTGCACAATTTACGAGATTCGAGCGGATGACTCAACCGATCAG AGTACAGTGACGTTTTTGAAGGGGTAG